The genomic region TGTTCGGCTGTAGCTGCAAGGAAAAAGCACCACAAATGTAAATTTCAGCTATATCCAATTTTCTGGTAGTGGAAGGGCAAGTGCCTCACTGATGAGGGGTATATGGTAGGCTGACCCTGGCCAGGAGTTGAGCACCCACACGACTGCTCTCTCAGTCCCTCCACCCCCAGCaggatgggacagagaagaggaataacaaaagcaaaattcATAAGTCAAGACGCAGAAAGTTTAACAggtgaaggaaagagaaaagaagcaaACAAGAAGCAGTAAATCACTTATCATCTCCCTTAAGAGGATCAATGCCCAAACAGTCTCTGagcaaccaccaccaaaacagtCAGTCCCCTCCCTGCTTCTTCTTTTACCTCATCTTGCATTGCTGAGCAAAACATCATATGGTACAGAATgccccttcagccagttcaggtGAGTTGTCCAATGTCTTGTTCACCTCCAGCTTACTCACTGCAGGGCAGAGTGGGAAAGAGAGAAAACCTCAATGTGGTACAAGCATCAAGCAGTAGTCAGAACACTGTGTGCTATTAGCACTGGTTTTAGCCACAGATCCAGAACACAGAGCCATacgggctgctatgaagaaagttcactccatcccagccagacacaGTGCAGGGTGAAATCCCATGGTACCCAAGCCAGGCAAGCAGAGCAGGTCCAGTGACAGTCAGTGGTTACCACACAACTCTGAAGGGCTTCAGCATCACACTGGGAAGTCAAGTCAGTGGGTCAGGGTTATTTCAGCAAGGTACACAACCAGGCACAGGTGAAAAATGTCAGGCAAAAGCCAAGGGCAAGGCTGCCAAGGCATGATTTGTTACCATAGCTGAGGACATGCTTGGaattcccttttcctctcccaaACTTGCACACCATTATGCACACCATTAGATTATCAGCAGACTCGCAAACAACACCACATTACTCTGATTTTTACCGGGTAAGTCATCCTGGAAACACTGTTCAGTGAGAATAGATAGTGACGCAGGACACATCTTCAAGTAACAGAATTTTTATTTAGCCATAGGAGTCCAGTAACCAGAAGGGAAAAACAATGTACTTGTTGCCCCACCTACAGCTTTGCCAGTTTTGCTGAAGACTTTGGTAGATCAAACTTACTCCAGCTTTTCTGGTGGCAGGGGTGCAAATGGCTTCTCTACAGGCCCTGCCTTGTTTTCCTCAAAACTCTCCTGAAGTACGAGAGCTGGAAGCTTTTCCACCTTGTGGGGCCCTGTCTCTCTTATCAGCCACGTATGCTGCATACTGCCTGGAGAAGAATTTGAAATGCTGCTGGTCTGGGAGCTATTCACCCATTTTAGAATCTGtccctttgcatttcatctgtgttgtattgtattgtatctcTAGCTGCCGTCTTTGAACATCACAGGCTGAGCAGACTCTATGATATGAACAAGATAGAATCTGGGAACACTAGGGGAAGCCATAAGGGCACAATTCTTGAAGACTTCAGGACTTGCTGCTGGTGTCCTGGATGCCTCCTACTATTTAAAAGAGACAGAAAGGATACTGGAACCATTAGGAGTTTTCAACAAGGCTTTTTCAATGGaaacttaaaaggaaaaacattttttcaggATGGACAAAGTAGGTGTAAGTTCTTCTTTCAAAGAAATGCCATCAGTCTGAGGCATCACTAGCATTACTTTATAGATGTAACTCTTTAACCCTCCAAAATCAAGTTTTGACCTGTTTGAATCCAGGGATCATGGCACTTCTGCAGAAAAGATTTCCAGACTAAAAACTGTGGCAGCTTATGGGTCTACAAAGGAGGAAGCATACTGTTGTGTGACTCCTGGGAGTCTGGGGTGGGAGAAATCTGGCCTCAAGATGTTGGGATGCAGCAAATGACAGTGGGGCCTTCAGCAGAAGGGTTAGAGACCTTCTGCACTGAGCAGAACAGGCAGAATGCAATCATGAAAAAAACTTTTATATAATTAATATAAAACAGAGCTTCCCAGAACGGATGTAGTTCCCAGAAAATATAATCCATCTAATGGAGAAAATATATACTCCAGCATAAGTTTGTATACACATACGTGAGCATATGTTGAACTGATTAAACACAGCTCTGTTAGTTTATTCTAGCTTTGCATTGTTACATGtgcaaatggaaaaaatgtgGCATCTGATGATAAATCAACAGGCAACTCAAAGTGACCAGACATCAAAGGTTTTTGGAAGGCTGTTAAAACATTTCTCTCTCCTAGAGAGCAGCTGATCCTTCAGTAAAGAACCAGACCCCTTGATTTGAATTCTACAGTCAGTTATGGGACTACAGTAACTTGTATTTTTTTGGCTACAATTGACCTAAGGGATGACAGCCAAAGATCCAGTCCTGACAGGAAAGTGACATAAGGCAGAAGTTTTGAAACCTGTGGTCTGTTCTGCTCTCACTTGCTCTAAACATGTAATTACCACAATTCAATGAGCTGTTTGTGGTTTTGGAATGAAGCAAGTAAAAGTGAAGTTGAGAGAATGACAAGAATTTTCATACGATTTAATTTAATACATACTCTGTATAAGTAACGAAAATAAGGATTCTGCTGAAATATGCTACTGCATACCCTGTTTCATACCTTGGATACTTTCTGTTTCAATAGAGTGTATGTCCTTGCTATCTAAGACCACTAGTACAAAAATCCTGTAAAGGAATcacttccttccctctcttcctttCAGTATTGCAGTGGCCAGAAGTCGTTAGACTTTCAGACTGGGCAACTTATTGGCCACAGTGGGTTGTTGTTACTGAGActtttgaggaaaaagaaaataatggatACTCATGTTGTAATTGTTAGAGACAGATAGCTGAGGAAAATCTTAATGAAGCTTAAGGGCATGATTCTTGGGTCAAAGACTAGAGTAACACATATCTGCTTTCAAGAGAGAAGATAAAAAACAGTAGTTTCCGAAAGATGTGCCTTACTGATCTGCAAAAGCCAAACAATGCTACAGACCTATTCAACCATGCTGAAAACTCAGCAGTGTCCCTAACCCAGCAAAATGTTGACACAGTTTTATTTCTGTCAAAAGCCAGTACTGGCACACTGCAGCTGGATTTCCTGGTAGTTCACACTTCAGTGGGCTATTCCTGCTATGAAGCACAACATATCCAAGCAGCACATTGTTGTTAAAGCTAAAAAAATTTCATTGTATGAGAGTAGTTTATGGTCTTTATCCAGGTGGTAGTTTTGGATGTAATATACTCTGAATACATGATGAGGCATAAAACACACTAATGTTACCAATATGAAGAAGAAACTCTTTGCCTGAGCCCTGAATTCCACATGAGAGTTGATGTCAGGCCAGTACTTCACAGCCAGTCTGTAGAGCACAGACAACTGGATTACGGTGAGCACAGCACAAGCTGCCACCAAGACCCCAACCAAGCAGAAGTTTGCAGTCACCATGGGTGCCTCTTGTATCTCCTTGTGGAACTGAAAGCATTCAGAGGAGCGGTATGTCTTAAGGGTGCCATAGTAGGAGAGAAAAACAGGTGTGATCACCAGCACTCCCACCATCCAGACAGCAGCCACCCAGCCTGTAGTGTAGCACGTCCTAGACTCAAGTCGGAAGAGACGTATGATGATGATACCCATATAAAACATGAAGGTGGTGTACATGTGGAGGTAGATCATGGCACTTGCTAGCCTGCAGGCAAACCTCCCAAATTTCCATTCCCCTAAAATGTAGTAGCTGAGGCGGAAGGGGATGCTGAGAAGCATAAAGCTGTGCAGCACCAGGAGGCTGATTATGATAATAGTCATCACAGATTGTGATCTCCTTTGAAACAACTGATGGGACATTACAATGATCCCGAAGGTGCCGCCAGCCAGGTTGATGATATACAGGGCCATGAGAACGGTGAGGAGCCTCTCTGAGGTGTCTGGCAGTGTCTCATTGGAGGAATGGTTCTGCTGGGTTACACTGTTGTTAGACATCTTCCTAAGGTCCTCTTTCAAAGGTTACTGAAAgtgaaaaatgagaatttttaaaatagaCATGTTTTCTTTGTTGGTTCCTTTGTTGTCAACTATGGAATGTCACAGATTTATTTTACTGAATTGTGTTTGAAACGATGTTGTCCCATGTAGTATACAACCTCATAGCTGTTGTCATACTGTATATGACAGAAGTAACCATTGCCTCTCAGTGTTACAACTACATTTTATATAATTATGAATGAGTTTTTAATTTACTAAACTgcattctagattttttttttatttatttgcctcTAGATTCAGCCATTTGAAATAGCCAAGATGCTGTCTGTGAACTACACACATTTAATCTGCATCCATGTTATAAAGCTAAGTTGAAGGTGGGAAAAATACTGAAATGTGAAGAGTTTGTACTTATAATTTGTGGATACTTTATGAAGACACCTGACCCTTCCTTTTAGCATCTTGCTGGATGGGTGCAGGACACCCATAAGGCAGCAACAGTTTCGGTTTCTAGATGTATAGAGCGCATTGAAAATAAAACCCAGCAGATTAAAAATTCAATTTCATCTTGCTTCAGCTCCAAGTCTTTTTGCTACAGAATTTCACCTGCACTACTCTACTACAAAAAGTGAAGAAAAGCCAAAAAGTTAGTTTAGGAAGAATCTTCTGAAAGATTTAATCCTATTGGTACTCGTTGAACATAGCCATTTACTGCTGCGTTCTTATTTAGACTTAAGGCAAGATGTGGACTGTACAGTTTTTTTGGGCTTGCATACAGATTTCTGTACAAGTATATGGGGATAGCATGCAAGGTACATGCATACCTTGCTAATGAAATCTATTCTTCGCTTACAAAGGTTTTCAATACAACAAAGTTAAGAGCTGAAGAGCAGTGTTTTAAAAACGCAGTGTCTTCTGTCTCTGATTCCTTTGAAGTCTGAAACTCGTAAACTTGTTTTAATCAGCAATTCTTAGTTCTGTTGCACTTATCTGTAAAATGATGCACTGCAACTGCAAGACATTTTCAGAGAAACTTCTTATTCATGAAGCATCAGATAAAGCATCTTTAGAAAGCCATTGGAGTGTTGTGTCCAAAACTGATATAAACTTTTATGTTAATTACCTTTTAAAATGCATGAACTTAAAAGCATTTAAATGGTTACCATTTTATAACAGTCTAATATTCCTGAGATAGGCATGAGAAATTTGTTTTCCCAGAAACTTTGCTAGAAGAAAAGTTTTACAAGCTTTAAGAAGATTACTTTCTTCTCCTGACACAAATTCATTTTCCCATGTATATTGTTAATATTTAAAACTGGCTTTAAAAAGGTACAATATTCTTGTTATAAACAGCATAATTACAACCTAGATGGCAACATTTTGCATTAGTCAGAAATAGattacattttttaattatttatagaAATAAAATACTTGAATTTTACCTTATCATTTCTTATGTTTGTAACTTCGCCTTTCTTCTTTGCCATTTCACGCATCCATATCATAACCCATGTGAAGAAAAAGAGCCTTTGGTGTTAACTGTTTGACTGAGAACATTTGAGGGGTTTTCTCAGCCCACATACAGGAAGTCAcaagccttctttcttgcttcGCTGCGATAGCAATCACATATAGGAACATGTACCACTATTTTGTTCATGCAGTGAGAACTGCTGAAAAGCTGCTGATCTGTCAGAGGCCATTGTTGTGTTCAGATATGTAGGACAGACCCACCCACCAGGGCCACTTCTGCCCACAAAGTGGTCAGTCTTAAAACTCAGATGTGCAGTGATTCCCTGAGCTGTACAACTACTACACATTACTGGGTTTTGCTACTATGCAAGGAAGAAGCACCACTGATCAAGCAAAGAAATACACAGCTGAGCAGAGGAGTTTTCATTATAAATGCACTTTTCCCCTGAACTTGTTTTATGTTTCATAATTAAGCTAAATGTGCCAGAATAACAAAGTGTTTAGCAGAGTTAACAAAAGATTTCACCCTAACATGCTATTAGATCTTCAAGAACCCAGAGGAGATTACTCACTGTTTAAACACTGTAAGTAAAATAATCCTTGGACATATGCAAAAAGAGACTTAAGACTTCCTGCTGTTAAAAAAAGACATGCAGAGGCTAAGGGTGCTTGAAGACTATGTTTGAACTGCAGGCATAAATGCTGACCGCAAACCATATCATTAGTATAAGGtagctcacaaaaaaaaaagaggaaagcgtTGAGTCAGAGCtcttctggagacattaaaaGTCAATTTCTTGACCagaaattaaacacaaaaatGTTAGCCCAGTTTATTTTTAACTAGAGTTCTAGACCACAGCCAGAGTCATCAGTACTCAAACACAAAAGGACAACACATAAGGTTTTGTGGGCAATAACATAAAATCAATATTCCAGCAGGGATGAACTAGCATTGCTCCTACCATCATGTAGTCATCCTCTGCTGTGTATCTGAGGATGGTTCCCTCTGAGAGGCGCATCTCCTATTATTAAGTACAGTCGTAAGGAAGAACAAGTTGTGAAAAAGAACAATTACAAGTAAATATATACAAAGACTCAAAAAAACAAGGGTGCTAAAAGTgagggagagaaacagaaagagttgtgaggGTGAGTAAGAATATGTAGACAGTAGTCTGTGAGACATTCTCAGGATAAGCTCTGAAAGCTTTGAGGGAGCAGTTACCATCTCACCTAGGTCAGGAGGGATGTCCATTTTGGAGATTGCACATACTTATGGGCGTCAGGTGAGAGAAGTGTTCAATTGTTCCAGCAGACAGAGCACTGAAGGAAAACAGCTACGTGAATAATGGTACTCACCAGGTATGGTTCTAGCATCACTTAATCCCACATAAGGACAGGCTGCTGCCAGACCTGGTAGCAACGGCGTTTGGATGGGAAAATGATCAACTGGTTCTGCAGAAATGTACAGGAAGCTATGCAACAGCCCAGGTGTCAGACACCgatggtttcacagaatcacagaattcacTGGTTAGAGCAACAAGAAACTACATTCACAGCATCTGGGTAAAGCAGGGAAATGTCTGAAGCCCTGTGTTCTGTCCACAAGACCTGAAGTGATCCACAAAGCTGGAACCATCAAGGAATAGTGCAGAAGAGACGTGAAGAAATTGTATTCCTGAAATGGCTGCTATGTGACTGATGGAACTCCAGATATAGCTGAATCGGGCTATAACATCAAGAGCTTTGTGTGCACTATCACTGTGTTAAGTCCAGGCTGAGATCTTTGGATTTAAAGTGATGCCAAAATCCCTGAAAAGGTGTTACAAAAATAATTCTCTTGTCACCTTGGGGAGAGCACCTTTGGCTGACACCAAAACTGCTGGGAGACAGAAAGCAAACTTCTCAACTGATGTTTCATAACTCTGAGTCGCTTTTTCCCTGAAACGTTTCCTAAAGCTCTTCAGTGTGTTaaccttttatttttgtgttcttctgttaaaaaaaaaaaaatcactcagctCAACTCTGTAATCTAGGTCTTAAATTTTGGGTTAGTTTCTCATTTGAGTACCAGAGGAAATTGAGGTCACATCAGCCTGTTCAAATGAACTTTCAGATATTGCTTTCGCTTTGTCAGCACATAGTTTGCCTTGACCAGTGGTGAGAATAAGGTTGAAAGAAAAATGCTTATACACATCAGAGAACCAGGTCAAGCTTAGCATAAAAAAAGattctaaagaaagaaagaacaggggATATATGGTACAATATTGGGGTAACAGAAGACAAAGAAGAAAGCTGGAGTTTTAAattattaagaagaaaaaatgaaacagaagaagCAGCAACAGTTGAGAGAAGAGGAACAAGGCCTGTCCGATGTTCAGACACAGGATTAATCTCTGTTGAAGTGTCACCAACTATGCCTATGCAGGGGTGAAGTGGAGTTCCTTTAAGTAGGGGGCATATCCATAGTAGAACTCCAAGTTATTGGtttcatttaattttgatttCCTCTGCTTTCTGTGTCACTTCATATGAAAACATTATGTTTACTGGTCAATGTAACAGCAACCAAAGTTTCACATACAGACTCAAGACCTCCTTACTGTCTAGGAACAACCATAAAACTGTGCTGTCTTCTGTTACTGCATAGGTTTTCAGTTTCAGCTACTTCCAGTCTAAGGTCATAATTGCTGATAATTTCAGATATTTATTAATAATAAACCCTCTATGTATAGTTACTTGTAGTAACTAAGCTACATATAGGCCATAAACAACAGTAAGATGGGGAATACCTGAGTTATGTTTTAACATACTGCTCTTCCTGTGATTGCAGATACCATCACAGTTCTTGCTGTCTCACTCCCACTCCATTAGACATGAGTCACAGGTACTGGGAAGTGAGCAAATCATACTCTATGATTAATGAGCTTGGATAATGCCTTTAATTTTCCAATCCCATC from Patagioenas fasciata isolate bPatFas1 chromosome 2, bPatFas1.hap1, whole genome shotgun sequence harbors:
- the LOC136097594 gene encoding probable G-protein coupled receptor 141 yields the protein MSNNSVTQQNHSSNETLPDTSERLLTVLMALYIINLAGGTFGIIVMSHQLFQRRSQSVMTIIIISLLVLHSFMLLSIPFRLSYYILGEWKFGRFACRLASAMIYLHMYTTFMFYMGIIIIRLFRLESRTCYTTGWVAAVWMVGVLVITPVFLSYYGTLKTYRSSECFQFHKEIQEAPMVTANFCLVGVLVAACAVLTVIQLSVLYRLAVKYWPDINSHVEFRAQAKSFFFILVTLVCFMPHHVFRVYYIQNYHLDKDHKLLSYNEIFLALTTMCCLDMLCFIAGIAH